The Heyndrickxia vini genome contains a region encoding:
- a CDS encoding IS110 family transposase — protein sequence MNPVIGLDVSKGESQIQAFLDKGKPYRMSFSIKHDLKGLGNFLEFLHEVEQAANGNRPTVVLESTGHYHYPVIQFLEEQKYVYIIVNPLISHRAKSSSLRKVKTDAVDAYHLCELFYKEDLEPYKKRGVQLLNLRNLTRQQESIAEISAKTKIQLHSLLDQVFPEYRGVFGDLYSKVSLLTLLAFPTSEAVLSASERDLSERIRSLCKSRSDLWAQERAKKLKEAALRNPFQNNLYQSNIFNLEMLVNLVLQYQEHLSKIATEIDALAKEIEEYHILQSIPGIGEKIAATIISEIGEIDRFNDAKKLVAFAGVDPSVYSSGKFTASVNRITKRGSCRLRHALYMAVQSGIRDSRKKKTTDEIIARNKRLREFYDKKREEGKPFRVAVIACVNKLLHWIYALLKSRTPFQDIG from the coding sequence ATGAATCCAGTCATTGGTCTGGATGTTTCAAAAGGGGAAAGTCAGATTCAAGCCTTTTTAGATAAAGGTAAACCTTATCGAATGAGCTTTAGCATTAAGCATGATCTTAAAGGGTTGGGGAATTTTCTAGAATTCCTTCATGAAGTTGAACAAGCGGCTAATGGCAACCGACCTACGGTCGTATTGGAATCAACTGGTCACTATCATTATCCAGTTATTCAATTTTTGGAGGAACAAAAGTACGTTTATATTATTGTTAATCCTCTAATCTCACACCGTGCAAAAAGTTCAAGTCTGCGTAAAGTTAAAACAGATGCAGTAGATGCCTATCACCTTTGTGAGCTGTTTTATAAAGAAGATTTAGAACCCTATAAAAAGCGAGGTGTTCAACTTTTAAACCTTCGTAACCTTACTAGACAGCAAGAAAGTATTGCAGAAATATCAGCCAAAACTAAGATACAGTTGCACTCCTTGTTAGACCAGGTATTCCCTGAATATAGAGGTGTGTTTGGGGATTTATATTCAAAGGTATCTTTACTCACTTTACTAGCATTCCCAACATCTGAGGCAGTATTAAGTGCGAGTGAGAGAGATTTATCAGAAAGGATACGTTCATTATGTAAAAGTCGTTCCGATCTTTGGGCTCAAGAAAGGGCAAAAAAGTTAAAAGAAGCAGCCCTTCGTAATCCGTTCCAGAACAACCTGTATCAGAGTAATATTTTTAATCTTGAAATGTTAGTTAATCTTGTTCTTCAATACCAAGAGCATCTATCTAAGATTGCGACTGAAATAGATGCCCTCGCTAAAGAAATTGAAGAATATCATATTCTCCAATCTATTCCTGGTATCGGTGAGAAAATCGCGGCAACAATTATCTCTGAAATTGGAGAAATAGATCGGTTTAATGATGCCAAGAAACTAGTTGCATTCGCTGGAGTCGATCCTAGCGTTTACTCTTCAGGAAAGTTTACCGCATCAGTTAATCGAATTACAAAACGAGGTTCTTGTAGACTCCGCCACGCACTGTATATGGCTGTTCAAAGTGGTATTCGTGATTCTCGTAAGAAGAAAACGACTGATGAGATAATCGCACGCAATAAGAGATTACGAGAATTTTATGATAAAAAACGTGAAGAAGGCAAACCCTTTAGAGTAGCAGTTATCGCATGTGTTAATAAGCTCTTACACTGGATTTACGCACTACTAAAAAGTAGAACCCCTTTCCAAGATATAGGTTAG
- a CDS encoding GNAT family N-acetyltransferase encodes MNLKIRQEQVDDYDLTEMIVKSAFANAEHSDQKEHLLVSRIRKSKGFIPKLSLVATDEDTNEILGHILLSKVKISKNDNELIESLSLAPVSVLPEYQNKGIGGLLITEALKEAKELGYNSVVVLGYPEYYPKFGFKKASLWGIKASFEVPDEAFMAIELSENALNNASGVIEYPSVFFE; translated from the coding sequence ATGAACTTGAAAATTAGGCAAGAACAAGTAGATGATTACGATTTAACCGAAATGATTGTGAAGAGTGCATTCGCCAATGCAGAACACAGCGACCAAAAAGAACATCTGTTAGTTTCCCGAATAAGAAAGTCCAAAGGTTTCATTCCAAAGCTATCATTAGTGGCAACAGATGAAGATACTAACGAAATTTTGGGACATATTCTTTTGTCTAAGGTGAAAATTAGTAAAAACGACAATGAATTGATAGAATCACTTTCCCTTGCACCTGTTTCTGTCTTACCAGAGTATCAAAACAAAGGAATAGGAGGGCTACTAATTACCGAAGCATTGAAAGAAGCAAAAGAACTTGGATACAACTCAGTTGTTGTATTGGGATATCCAGAATATTATCCGAAGTTTGGCTTTAAAAAAGCATCCTTATGGGGAATAAAAGCATCTTTTGAAGTGCCAGATGAAGCATTTATGGCAATAGAACTAAGTGAAAATGCTCTCAATAATGCTTCAGGGGTTATCGAATATCCAAGTGTATTTTTCGAATAA
- a CDS encoding DinB family protein — protein sequence MDIFERQYDWIKRTRDSLFRYCDSLTPTDYVKDLETFGGDSIRSLHVHVADCYRVWLGNRALGKSLPVIKPESVNNVQEMREVFRKTDALVHEFLNEFRGKWDHSVQVSFKDGGSAEYTTLWLFTHTSTHEFHHKGQIVKIGRQLGYIPPDTDLLEP from the coding sequence ATGGATATATTCGAAAGACAGTATGATTGGATTAAACGTACAAGGGACTCATTATTTCGTTATTGCGACTCCTTGACACCCACAGATTATGTTAAAGATCTTGAAACCTTTGGTGGAGACTCTATTCGCAGTCTACATGTTCATGTTGCCGATTGTTATCGGGTATGGTTGGGGAATCGTGCTCTAGGAAAATCACTTCCCGTAATAAAACCGGAGTCCGTTAACAACGTACAGGAAATGCGGGAGGTTTTTAGGAAAACGGATGCCCTGGTTCATGAGTTTTTAAATGAATTTAGAGGCAAATGGGATCACTCTGTACAAGTATCCTTTAAAGATGGTGGTAGCGCGGAATATACAACATTATGGCTTTTTACGCACACCAGCACCCACGAGTTTCACCATAAAGGACAAATTGTAAAAATAGGAAGACAACTCGGATATATCCCGCCGGATACGGACCTCCTTGAACCTTAA
- a CDS encoding GDSL-type esterase/lipase family protein: MKIALIGDSLTEGRPGVSFFNILKKKFPDITFVNLGKPGESVKSLYTRLIKTKLDIDYDLSFLWIGVNDVYSKLLSVQAQPVAKDHDEFKDCYEKVLGLVLGSSKKVVAVTPALVGENTDNAPNNEITELNDLIQSIISKQTNVSFLDIQSVFLSHLSKVSSSDYISTKVMRVMMDVLFYRKPSRIDRLSKERGLHLTLDGIHLNSAGAQIVAETYASEIERFLTYKNRDAIQ; this comes from the coding sequence ATGAAAATAGCATTAATTGGTGACAGTTTAACTGAAGGCCGACCGGGTGTTTCTTTCTTTAACATTCTAAAAAAGAAGTTTCCGGACATTACGTTCGTTAACCTTGGCAAACCGGGAGAGTCAGTTAAAAGTTTATATACTAGACTTATAAAAACAAAGTTAGATATAGATTATGATCTATCTTTCCTTTGGATTGGCGTAAATGATGTTTATTCAAAACTTCTTAGTGTTCAAGCACAGCCAGTAGCAAAAGATCATGATGAGTTCAAAGACTGTTACGAGAAAGTCTTAGGGCTAGTTCTTGGGTCATCAAAGAAAGTCGTTGCAGTTACTCCGGCATTAGTTGGCGAAAATACGGATAATGCTCCTAATAATGAAATCACGGAATTGAATGATCTTATCCAATCCATCATCAGTAAACAAACAAATGTCAGTTTTCTAGATATCCAATCAGTTTTTTTAAGCCATCTTTCGAAAGTTAGCAGTTCGGATTATATCAGCACAAAAGTAATGAGAGTAATGATGGATGTTCTCTTTTATAGGAAGCCTTCAAGAATTGATAGGCTATCAAAAGAACGCGGTCTTCATCTTACATTAGATGGTATACATCTAAATAGTGCTGGTGCACAAATTGTTGCAGAGACTTATGCATCTGAAATCGAGCGTTTTTTGACATACAAAAACCGTGACGCAATTCAATGA
- a CDS encoding TetR family transcriptional regulator C-terminal domain-containing protein, with translation MDKRRYNSEKAKRDIMEKATLIFSQKGYNQTSVQDISKASGYSKGHIYYHFQNKEKLFVLLAQNTMQDWYTKWMAKESSYTTATQKLYGMAMHVLYNYQTPLLKGGQELASNPASSLESVNALYELAVIPMDSYRSILQEGVEKGEFECGNIDEWTLLVGTWLGGLCQLTNTQELSTLEHLFKQAITIFLASIKRRK, from the coding sequence TTGGATAAAAGACGTTATAACAGTGAAAAAGCTAAGCGTGACATTATGGAAAAAGCAACCTTGATATTTTCTCAAAAAGGCTACAATCAAACTTCGGTACAAGACATCTCAAAAGCCTCCGGATATAGCAAAGGACACATTTACTATCATTTTCAAAACAAAGAAAAGCTGTTTGTTTTACTAGCACAAAACACGATGCAAGATTGGTATACAAAATGGATGGCAAAAGAATCATCCTATACCACAGCAACACAGAAACTTTATGGCATGGCAATGCATGTCCTTTATAATTACCAAACTCCTTTATTAAAAGGAGGGCAAGAACTAGCTTCAAATCCCGCGTCAAGTTTAGAATCTGTTAACGCATTATACGAGTTAGCGGTTATACCTATGGATTCTTATCGTTCCATTCTTCAAGAAGGGGTGGAAAAGGGTGAATTTGAATGTGGAAATATTGATGAGTGGACCTTGCTTGTTGGAACATGGTTAGGGGGGTTATGTCAGTTAACGAACACACAGGAATTGAGTACGCTTGAACATCTCTTTAAACAAGCTATTACCATCTTTTTAGCGTCCATTAAGAGGAGGAAATAG
- a CDS encoding GNAT family N-acetyltransferase, protein MEQMNAPQVRIVPWDEDDLDLLRLLNAPEMTVHFGGPETEEKLLARHKTYCEIAGQGTGRMFKILLLPNNEVVGSVGYWDMVWQGEDVFETGWSVLPAFQGRGIATAATAKAIASAASEKKHRFIHAYPKVINPASNTICRKLGFLFMGECDFEYPIGTPIRCNDWRLELGEE, encoded by the coding sequence ATGGAACAAATGAATGCGCCGCAAGTACGGATTGTACCTTGGGACGAGGATGACCTTGATTTGCTTCGTCTTCTCAATGCGCCGGAAATGACCGTACACTTTGGCGGTCCTGAGACTGAGGAAAAACTCCTTGCTCGCCATAAAACGTATTGTGAGATTGCCGGGCAAGGAACCGGTCGTATGTTTAAGATTCTTTTGCTTCCGAACAACGAAGTCGTTGGCAGTGTTGGCTATTGGGATATGGTTTGGCAAGGAGAAGATGTTTTTGAGACAGGATGGAGTGTTTTGCCGGCATTTCAAGGAAGAGGGATAGCAACAGCAGCAACAGCGAAAGCTATCGCTTCTGCCGCTTCTGAAAAGAAACATCGATTCATTCATGCTTACCCTAAAGTCATCAACCCCGCTTCGAATACTATTTGCCGCAAGCTCGGTTTCTTGTTTATGGGTGAGTGTGATTTTGAATACCCCATCGGGACTCCCATACGATGTAATGATTGGAGATTGGAATTAGGCGAAGAATAA
- a CDS encoding SDR family NAD(P)-dependent oxidoreductase, producing the protein MDMELKNKTALVTGSTKGIGKAIAIELAKEGVNVLINGRNYNEVEQIVNEMKAGFPDTSPQNATADIVNKEQREALFEKYPTIDILVNNMGIYEIMQYDDVDDEVWEKYFRTNVLAANGLSKFYLHKMLKNGFGRIIFIASEEAIMPSEQMPQYCMTKSMLLSLSKSLSKLTKGTEVTVNTIMPGPTLSENVHQIIDGMYPNEEITFSEKEKKFMTTNLPQSEIQRFIRPIEIGRLTAFVCSPYASAFKGSPIRMDGGMVPTIF; encoded by the coding sequence ATGGATATGGAGTTAAAAAATAAAACAGCATTAGTTACCGGATCTACGAAAGGTATTGGAAAAGCAATTGCGATAGAACTTGCCAAGGAAGGCGTGAATGTTCTAATTAATGGAAGAAATTATAATGAAGTAGAACAAATAGTAAATGAAATGAAAGCAGGGTTTCCAGATACTTCTCCCCAGAATGCTACTGCCGATATAGTCAATAAAGAACAAAGAGAGGCTTTATTTGAAAAATACCCCACTATCGATATATTAGTTAACAATATGGGTATCTATGAAATTATGCAATATGACGATGTTGACGATGAAGTATGGGAAAAATACTTCCGTACGAATGTTCTTGCGGCAAACGGATTATCTAAATTTTATTTACATAAAATGTTAAAAAATGGTTTTGGACGGATTATCTTTATCGCGAGTGAAGAAGCCATTATGCCTTCGGAACAAATGCCACAGTATTGTATGACAAAATCAATGCTGTTATCATTATCAAAAAGCTTATCTAAATTAACAAAAGGAACAGAGGTTACGGTTAACACGATCATGCCGGGACCAACACTCTCAGAAAATGTACATCAAATAATTGATGGAATGTACCCTAATGAAGAGATTACTTTTTCAGAAAAAGAGAAGAAATTTATGACTACCAACCTACCCCAATCTGAAATACAGCGATTTATTAGGCCAATTGAAATAGGAAGATTAACTGCATTTGTTTGTAGTCCTTATGCATCGGCATTTAAAGGTTCTCCAATCCGTATGGATGGGGGGATGGTACCAACTATTTTTTAG
- a CDS encoding AraC family transcriptional regulator, with product MTSQTRIKMPVGFWAGLDQLGIASYEVVRKARLPLTIINEPIVTTAQYFAIWHAYSDLIGDIAKGITMLPKIFETAQYPPSVLATYHARDYRDALYRMARYKQLCPPEGLHITEKGEQCIIELKWQDSEEPIPPILVGITLSFLLELGRRGTGQQLTASLVEFSQSMGDVQILEAYFGCHIKIGANGNRLTLYRKDLDLPFVTYNAELLEILTPALEQSLDDQKCSTSLIRKVKWIIKRSLTGGRPDIKNVASELGMSNRTLQRRLTDEGTSFNHILAQSRHEQALEYLTNPSLEIKEVAFLVGYEDQNSFYRAFRIWEGESPSNWRTKHVGANLINE from the coding sequence ATGACTTCTCAAACCCGTATTAAAATGCCTGTTGGATTTTGGGCAGGATTAGATCAATTAGGGATTGCCTCCTACGAAGTGGTTCGGAAAGCACGACTGCCACTTACCATTATTAATGAACCAATTGTAACGACTGCCCAATATTTCGCAATTTGGCATGCATATTCTGATCTCATCGGGGACATTGCCAAAGGAATTACCATGCTTCCGAAAATCTTTGAAACTGCTCAGTATCCGCCCTCCGTATTAGCGACTTATCATGCGCGTGACTACCGAGATGCACTATACCGAATGGCACGATACAAACAATTGTGCCCACCTGAAGGCTTACATATTACCGAGAAAGGCGAACAATGTATTATCGAACTGAAATGGCAAGATTCCGAAGAACCCATTCCTCCGATATTGGTTGGAATCACGCTATCATTTCTTTTAGAGCTTGGCCGCAGGGGCACAGGTCAACAATTGACGGCGAGTCTCGTCGAATTTTCGCAATCGATGGGAGACGTGCAAATACTCGAAGCTTATTTCGGATGCCATATTAAAATTGGTGCGAATGGTAACCGTTTGACACTATACCGAAAAGATCTGGACTTACCATTTGTCACGTACAACGCGGAGTTACTAGAGATTCTGACACCCGCATTGGAGCAATCTTTGGATGATCAGAAATGTAGCACATCACTCATCAGAAAGGTTAAGTGGATTATAAAACGAAGTTTAACGGGAGGACGCCCTGACATTAAGAATGTTGCGAGTGAGTTAGGGATGAGCAATCGTACCTTACAGCGGCGCCTTACTGATGAAGGCACGAGCTTCAATCACATATTGGCACAATCCCGCCATGAACAGGCACTTGAGTACTTGACAAACCCCTCGCTCGAGATTAAAGAAGTTGCCTTTCTGGTTGGCTATGAAGACCAAAATTCGTTCTATCGTGCCTTTCGCATATGGGAGGGGGAGAGTCCTTCAAATTGGCGCACTAAGCATGTAGGGGCGAATTTGATAAATGAATAG
- a CDS encoding TIGR00730 family Rossman fold protein, with product MKKIAVFCGSSNGASNTYIENAKKLGKELAKRNISLVYGGASVGVMGAVADAVLDEGGQVIGIMPRFLEQREISHKGLSELIVVDSMHERKAKMAELADGFIALPGGPGTLEEFFEIFTWAQLGLHQKPCGLLNINHYFDPLVELFNHMVKEQFLHEKYRTMALVEVEPNQLLEKFKTYEPPTIKTYINEKQI from the coding sequence ATGAAAAAAATAGCAGTATTTTGTGGTTCCAGTAATGGAGCGTCAAATACTTATATCGAAAATGCTAAAAAACTTGGTAAAGAACTAGCAAAACGGAATATTTCGCTTGTTTATGGTGGCGCAAGTGTTGGTGTTATGGGAGCAGTTGCCGATGCTGTATTGGATGAAGGTGGTCAAGTCATTGGAATTATGCCTAGATTTTTAGAACAGAGGGAAATATCTCATAAAGGATTATCAGAACTGATCGTTGTCGATTCTATGCATGAAAGAAAGGCTAAAATGGCAGAGCTTGCAGATGGGTTTATCGCGTTACCAGGTGGACCGGGAACATTAGAAGAATTCTTTGAGATTTTTACATGGGCTCAATTAGGACTTCATCAAAAACCTTGTGGCCTTTTAAATATCAATCATTACTTCGATCCACTTGTTGAACTGTTTAATCATATGGTAAAGGAACAATTTTTACATGAAAAATACCGTACAATGGCACTTGTAGAGGTTGAACCGAATCAGTTGCTAGAAAAATTTAAAACGTATGAACCACCAACTATAAAAACCTACATTAATGAGAAACAGATTTAA